The nucleotide sequence CGCTGTAGAATTTTTTTATTTCCAATGATCTAGAAGAAGGTTTTGATGAAATCATCATTGCAGCAGCGCCATCTCCGAAAATTGCATTTGAAACAAGGCTCTCATCATCTGTTTTTTCTTGCAGATGAATACTGCACAATTCTACGCAAACCATCAAAACATGCGCATTCTCCTCAGCTTTCACAATATTTTGAGCGACTTTCATCGCATTAAAAGCGGCATAGCATCCCATAAAGTTTATTGAGGTGCGTTCTGTTTGAGTGGATAATTTTAGTTGATCAATAAGTTCAATATCTAGGCCAGGAGCATACATACCTGTACAACTAACCGCAATAAGGTGTGTGATTTCGTTTGGCTCAATAGGTGAATCTAAAATGGCTTTTTCACAAGCTTCCCTAGCTAGATTTATTGCATGGTCCTGGTACAAAAGCATGCGTGGTTTAGCAGAAGGGAAAGCTGCATCCTCTTTAAAAAAACTCTTCCCATTAAGGTTTTCTGCAAAGTCACGAAGTACAGAGTAGCGTTGTTCAATCCCACTGGCCCGATACAACATCCGCAATTTCCTTTCTTCTCTCCTCTCTAGTTTAAGATGACTAACCATAAAGTCAGCGATCTGATTTTGATCTGCTAGATTAGCGGGTAATGCGGTTCCAATACTATGAATATATGCTGACATCTAAGAGTTGTTCATTAATATTAACCAACTTTTGACCGAGAAGATTACTTTCATTTGAAAAAATCAACACTACTTCATCTTCGGATACCATTTTCTTTTTTCCTAATGCCTGTTTTCTTGCTTGCAGTGGCAGTTTCGGAACACATTAGCTATGAAAATCTTTTTTTATCATTTCTAATTCTTCATCTCCTTGTATATCCAGCAAGCAATGGATACAACTCCTATTTCGATAAGGATGAAGGAAGTATTGGAGGACTTAAAGTTCCACCAAAAGTGACCAAAGAACTTTATTGGGTATCACTCATTTTTGATTTGATTGGTTTGATTCTAGCCCTTTTAATTTCATGGGAATTTATGGTCATGATTTTCATTTATGGGCTTATTTCAAAAGCGTATAGTCATCCGAATTATCGACTAAAAAGTAGACCAATCATTGGTTGGTTAGCTGCTGGTGTATTCCAGGGGTACTTTACTTTCATCCTTAGTTACATTGCCATTACTGATACTTCTTTGATTCAATCATGGACATGGGATATTCAAATACC is from Marinobacter alexandrii and encodes:
- a CDS encoding type III polyketide synthase, which translates into the protein MSAYIHSIGTALPANLADQNQIADFMVSHLKLERREERKLRMLYRASGIEQRYSVLRDFAENLNGKSFFKEDAAFPSAKPRMLLYQDHAINLAREACEKAILDSPIEPNEITHLIAVSCTGMYAPGLDIELIDQLKLSTQTERTSINFMGCYAAFNAMKVAQNIVKAEENAHVLMVCVELCSIHLQEKTDDESLVSNAIFGDGAAAMMISSKPSSRSLEIKKFYSDLALQGKSEMGWYIGDHGFEMRLSSKVPDVIKQGIGKLTNRLLSEIEMKIDEIDYYAIHPGGRKILDVIEEELNLSEDQNNPAREILRTHGNMSSPTVLFVIKSIFDSMTSKDDQKHMLSFAFGPGLTMESAVLKSHIDA
- a CDS encoding UbiA family prenyltransferase, producing the protein MKKSTLLHLRIPFSFFLMPVFLLAVAVSEHISYENLFLSFLILHLLVYPASNGYNSYFDKDEGSIGGLKVPPKVTKELYWVSLIFDLIGLILALLISWEFMVMIFIYGLISKAYSHPNYRLKSRPIIGWLAAGVFQGYFTFILSYIAITDTSLIQSWTWDIQIPGILSSILLLGSYPMTQVYQHEEDSKRGDITISLKLGVLGTFHFTSIAFFLASLGFVGYFIVYHSLSDAIVFLSSMTPILAYFGVWYLKVRKDRSKADFTSTMRLNFLSSIMLNAFFIYLWLS